The genomic window tgcaGGGATACATATGTAAAAATTCCATAGTACATATAATTACCAGCAGAGATAAAATTATCACATGATTGATCTGATAAAAAGCCAAATCATATAACTGTGTTATGAGAAAGTGAAGCTCGGAAATGACAAAAAAGGAAAGTTCAAATTACCGAATGGTGAATAACTTGAGAGCACAATGATATGAGCAGATGCCCGCCTGATCGCATACCAAAGCGGAGAGCTGCTTTTGGAAGCAATGTGAGGGCGTTGTGTATCTGTGTAGAAATTGTTTGAAGGTAATAAACTCTCCCTGTTTACAGTGAAAGAATAAAGTCATTAGAAGCATACTGATTAAGCCTGTCAATGACATGAGTAATGAGAGAAAAAACAACTGCTCAATGCTAGTCTTAAGCCATCAGAAGAAAGAAGTCTTTTACAACACCAAAAAGTCAAAGATTGGATGGGTTGACATTATTCTTCATTCAAGAGTTTTATACCAAATTGAGTATAAGCTAGCACTTATGAAGCCTACCGAATTGCAAGCAAATCTGGTCTTCTGTAAGTATAGAGAAAACAACATCTGACTTAATAGTTGATGGCTTTGAGAGAGGAGTTCGAGTCTACTTGATATCAATCATAAAGACAAATACAAGCTATTTGCCAAGCTGATCTTctattcatgaatttttttgtcaattttctAAAATATCTAACTAATCAAAATGTATCTTCCTTACCTATTGGAGTATTCAATCAAGAAGTTCAGACCTTTTTGATGAATCAACTTCAATAGTTTTGTTTGTCTAAAGGTTTGCAATCTTCCCACTCCGCATAAGATTCTAGTTCAGGTAATCTATCTGCCACTTGGTTGATTGATTCTAGCACTACCAATCACATGACTCCCTTTACATCTACCTTGGTCCAATTACTCTTCTTCTGTTGATAAGCCCAAACTAGTTTATATTCAATGGTTTTGTCATGACCATTTAAGGAATTGATACTATCAATTTACCTCACCTCACTATTTATTATATTCTACACGTCCAAAAGCTCATCATTCGTTTATTACCTGTTGGCTAATTGCCTAATTTAGGATATTATATAACCTTCATTTCTACTTCTCGTCTTGTGCATGACCCATAAACAGGCTTAGAGATTAGTACAGACCATGCGGTTCAATCTTTGCATCCCACGTTTGGTTCCTACTTCTTCAATTAtatcttcttttaatttaaacTCTCAATCCACATTATTTTAGTTATGACATTTTCAATTTGGACATGTTTCCAAGTCTTTGTTAGAGTATTTGGTTTCTACAAGaatggtaaaaataaataaataaataaatacattttagTGATATTTCCTCGTGGGTGTAAAttgttcaaactttttttttttcctttcaataaTAGTCATACTATATTCTAATATACTTTTGATTTTGGTTCATCAGGCATTTAGGAACCTGCACATATGGGAGATGCACGTTATTGTGTCATTGACTAATGATTAGACACATTACATGTGGAATTACTTTATGTATAAGTGCTCtgacttttataatatttatgttgCTTTTGTTGCAATAGCATGCACCCCCTTTGGAAAATcgattaaatattttcattttgattccaTAGGAGAGTAGCTATCCAATCAATTTACTCAATTTTTAATCTCAGAAGGAACAATTCATCAATTTTCTTGTCCTTACACTCACTCATGAACAAAATGGAATTGTAGAAAGtaagcatcatcatcatattgTGAAAACTGCCCTATCATAATCACTTTCAGCTAATGTTCCATCTACATTTTGGGGTGAAGCTGTTTCAATTAAATTTATCTTATCAACCATATTCGTTTTATGCTCACTTTTGGCTGCTTCTCCTTTTCTTATCTTGTATGGTTCTCTACCTAATTATTCCACTTACATGTTTTTAAGTGCACCTTGCTTTGTCTTGTTACCTACAAATGAACATGCAAAATCTGCTAAGTGACGAATATATGTTTTTCTTGCTTATGGGATTGATCAAAAAGGATTTTCAAGTTTTGATTCTACTATTATAAGTTTGTCAAGCAGTATTTTGGCTTCTTCTGAGTCTCGTAGTCTGGTTTTCATTCATCCATTTTCTAATAATGTGGCACCTACAACTCCTATAGTTATTACCATTACTTCTTCCCATTCACCACCTCCCATTTCATGAGTTTACACTCACTGTCGCAGTGCAGTAACACAGGGTCCAAGATAATCCATCTTCATGTATTTAAGATGCTTCTAAAAATGTGCTATTCAATTCTACCTGTTGATCCTATTCTATCTATTTCCCAGCCTATTTGTGTTCCACGACTTCATACTCGTTGGCCTCCTAAATAGGTATACATAACTCGCTAGTCCTTTATTTATTCATCTAACTATTGATCATTTGTATCATTTGTATCATCCAACTATCGATCATTTGTATCATCCATATATTCTCTGATTGAACTTTCATCCTTTAATAGCTTTTTATTCCCATTAACAAGAAGCTATACAAAAAGAACATTATGCTTTACATAAAACTCACGCATGGGATCTTGTGTAATTACCTCAGGGGAAAAATATGTTTTGGTTACAAGCCAATATGTGAGATAAAGAAAGGCAGATGGATCTCTTGAATGCTATAAAACTTGTCTTATGGCCAAAGGCATTTCTCATGACTATGCCATTGACCATAAGGGGACATTTGCTCTAGTGGCAAGTATGACTTCAATACGTGCTTTGATTGTCCTTACTTTTTCCAATCAATGGcctatttttcatgtaaaataatGGCTTCCTAAATAGAGATTTACATGAAAAGATGTACATGCGTTCTCCTCTAGGGTTGCTCCATACCACAGAACAAGTATGTCGTCTTCGGAGAGTACTTTATTGTCTCAAACATgcatctcatatttaatttgagAAGTTCAGTTGAGCATCACTCCAACTTGGCTCTTTTGACTCACCTTACAACTCTGTTTTGTTTACTCATACCTCATTTCATGGTAAAATTCTCTAGCTTTTGcagataaataatataatcacaATTGAAGGTGACTCAGATAGGATTGCTTTTCTTGGGGATCAGCTCGCaaagtaatttaaaataaaagatttaggTCCTCACATTTTTTTCTTGGCAATGAAGTTGCTTCATCAATTTGTGGTTGTCTTGTCTCAAACTAAGTATGCTTTGGATATATACTTAACGGAGCTAGCCTTACTTATGAAAAACAGTCACTACTCCTTTTGAGGACAATGTCAAATTCTCTCCAAATGATGGCAAACTTTTCAATGATCTCACTCAGTATCAAGAAGTTGTTGATTTTTAGTGTATTTCACTATCACTCATCCTAATAAACAGTTTGTTGTGAAAGTTGTTAATCAGTTCAATTTTGCTCCTCGCCCACTTACTGGATGGTTGTTCCTCAGATTCTTCCATACTTGTGAGGTACATATCATTATAAACTATTATTCCTCCCATCTTCATCCTTGATTTTCCATGACTTTTATAATGCAAATTTCGCTAGGGATATCATATATAGCCACTCCACTTCTTGTAGTTGTATCTATTTAGGAGAATGATCTCTTAGAAAAGCAAGGAACAGGGAGTAGAAAGTTGTTGCTAATTATCCACTAAGCCAAGTATTGGCCCATGGCATCTGCCGCAACTGAGGTCATCTGGTTTCTTTGGCTTATGATGGTTTGGGATTTCCAAAATTTGAGCCTATGACTCTGTTGGGACGTAGTGGCTTAggaccatagtcccacatcgcctgtgggaGACGCTTCCCTCTAGTTGATATACTACCACCAACCCTTCCCTGTAACTGCGGTTAtagagaagttagggtggtgggtctctgtcttaacatggtatcagagctatggctaggatcttgggtcccacatccgctgtgggcccagggggggtgttgggacgcagtggcttaggaccatagtcccacatcgcctgtgggaGACGCTTCCATCTAGTTGATATATTACCACCAACCCTTCCCTGTAACTgcggttatggagaagttagggtggtgggtccctgtcTTAACAGACTCTACATTATGATAATAAAAGTGTTATATCAATTGCTCACAACTTAGTTTTCCATAAACAAACAAAGTATATAGAAATTGATTTTCATGTTATTCGCCAACATTTCTACAAGCCAATATCACTATTCCACATGCTCAGACTCATATATGTAGATTGCTGATATGTTCACAAAGAGTCACATATTGACTCATTCTCAATTTCTTTTAAACAAACTCTTGATACTTCTTCTCCATCAATAGTTTGAGGATGGATCTCAAGGTAATAGTATATGCTTAGAATATAATGATATTAATGTCTTTTGGGTTAGCCTTAGAAAAGCCTAATCATTCTCTTATTTAAAATTGTAGTGTCTCAACTGTATTCTTTTAGTCTTAAGATCTACACCTTTTATTTCAATagtttatttgcttattttaaATGGCATTAACAGTTTTCTCTTCTCTTGTTGCTTGTTGGAAAGATTTAATTAGAATAACATATGCAAAAGTATGATAAAATTGTATAGATTAAACTtgtcaaaggaaaaaaaaattatgcaaagtAGATTAGAGGGAATAGTAATACGTAATGGCATTTCTGTTTAACCGGATAACCATATTTTCTACCAACCAGTTGTGAGATTAGATGCAATAGTATTTAAAATTAGACATACCAGATGAGGGGCGTATTCTATCTCGTGATTTCCAGCAGACCAAATCCATGGTTGATAAGCCGCACTCCGCTCAATAAAGCGGCCCCAAGAATCCCACCTCACACCATCAAAATGTTCATATCTGTCAGCATAACTGAGATCCCCAAGGTATAGGACACTTTGCGCTCCACTTTGCAGGTAATGCTCAAAGGTCGAAAGAGAATTATATGTTTGGCCCAAATCACCTATCAACAAGTGGATCAGTTGACAATTGACTCTAAAATGTTCTTAAAATGCAAGACATTATTCCACAGACCGACAGATGCATATACTCAAATGATAAAGCATAAGTTAATTACGATACCAACATATGCACACTGATGTTCCCTTCAGCAAAAATGCATAATTATCAAAGAATCAGTGAAACATTCACTTTAAACATCAGTGAAACAAAAAATGTTTAGGTTTTAATTCTAATACCAAGCCATCCAAGGTTTGGGATTGCTATCATCATATCTTTGATTCAGTTAACAATAGTTCATATTGAAATGTTATTTATATCTATCTCATACCAGCTTATTTATCCCTTGCTTTAACAAGAAGCTATATCTTATGCTGTATGAGGCTCTCCCTCGACACTGGCTGTATTTGAATTGTATGGAAGTGTTCATGTggaaattttctaaattaactTGATCTTACTTCGGTCGTCTCAAAGTCTCAAACTAAGATTTCATTAAAGTAACACTGGCTGTATTTGAATTGTAAAAACCAACCtactgatttttttctttcatcaaatCCCTCTGCATACATGGACAACTTCTGAGATGATCATTTGAAGCACTATCGTTCGAACTTTCATCCATACCCTTTCAACCCGAACAGTTTgggttattgtttttttttccttataaaaGAAGTAAGATTTGTTTATTCCAAAGAACTGAACCAAGTATTGAAGACGGTAAATTTACAGACGAAATGCAATTGTGTCTTGATATATATACCTTGTGTGATTTCATGGTCAACATATACTTGTATGATTTGCAAAAATTCAGACAAATCCTATCACCAGATTTACTGTAATGTCTCCACTTTGTTTACAGTGATCATGTATTGAGACGAACTCTTCAGATTTCCAGAATTCTGTTGCAAGTTTCAAGGAACAAACAAACTAACACAGCATTCTTATGTTCTTACAATCCATCATAATTACTTTTCCACAAAAATATTGCCAGCTTGAAGCATGTGTTAAATAATTTCAGTGTCCATGCTAGTTCAATGAGATCCAGCACATATCATCTCTCACACATTTAGCATGAAACTTTGTTTTAATCATCACTCATTACTCCAACTGGTGATTTGTGCCCCCAAATCTGGTTGTTGAACATATCCTGCAGAAATTCTTCCGGGCCTCAGGGGGAACTGATCCTAAGCAAATTTAACTCGATTGGATCTAATGTTTATAGCTTTATATAGTATCATTCAGTAagccaaatataaaaaataaaaactgactTCATCTTCTAGAGCAGAATATCAATAAATAACCGAGAATTAACAATATATCAAGCCACTACTTTTACAGTAACAAGCATATCATCTTCACAATACATGAATAAAGCACCAAATCAATATTTACATTAAGATTTGACAACCAACAAGAAGTGGACTTAAGGCTACCTGAAATTTTTGCAGCATTTAACAACATGGCACACAATGGGTTTCAGACAGTAAAACAATCATCAATATGCAACAGAAACAAAAGTTAATGGGCGAATCACTTCCCTCTGTAAAGGCTAGGAAATGCATATTGATCCATAGTGCTCAAGCAGGAAAGTTTTATTTGTaccatgaaaagaaaacaaaactaaccAATAATGCCAAAAATGTATGGTGTGTCTGGATCAATCTTTGGAGGTGTTTGGAACCAGAATTCCCTGGCTGAATCACCAGTTCCAATTTTGTAGTAGTATTTTTTCTCGTACTAGAAGAACAAATAGGAAAAACTTGTTAGTTTTCAATAATGGATTTATAACTTCTGCAGGAAATTCAAAGCAAAAATTTCTTGGAGTTTATTACTGTATGACAGAAAACTAAAATGAGTCCGTGCCAAgaaattcacaaatacaaagAGTATGATAGTTCATATACCCAAAATTTAAAAGCTGCCTGtctaaaatcaataaataaacagCAGTCATACATCATTAAACAGTAGTATACTCCTCAAGAGTCAAGATAGATAAGCCTTAGTATAAAGTTAGTTTGgtttaaatataaagattaattGTCCTAAGTCATAGCCAGATAAATACTGGCacataaaacaaagaattagcATGCAGATATAATTTGATTATAGGATCACCTCTGAGAATAAATACAATTTCTTTTCAAGTCGAGATTGAAGAAATATACAACATATGACGGATGTTAGTCtttaacaacaagaaaaaggatATATAATCATATGTccaatattaaatttgtttttatggttACCTCAAGCCCATCAATAACACAATGATGAATGTAGCCAGACTGATACTTGTAATATGTATAGTTTGTTGTTTTCCCTTCAGCACTCCTATCATACGTACCTTCCACATCACCATAAAATACTTTACTGCTCCCAGGCTGTTCGGTCGTTACCCATGAAATGATAACAGCTTTCCCATCATAGTCTCCTTGGGTGATATGAACCTAAACAACACTTCAATAAATAAGCAGAGAGTTTCCAcagaaaaaatcaagaaaacatgTTACATAAGAAATCAATTGTTTAAAACTCCAAGAAAGTTTTGACAAGAATTTGATCAAACTAAAAGTACACATCATAGAaagtatatatagatagatgtaccTTGAACTCATTGAGATTTGATTATATACAAGCTTCCACAAATTAGCCCAAAGCCAAAATTTTTTGTTCTTAccatgtaaacatgtttagaaagtaGTCTTTCACAAATCAAAACTCGTAGGCTCTAAGCAAAAGAACATAGAGAAATTGTTTTCTTCACTAGAGGAATGCATAAAACATCATGAAGGAAATTTCAGTGATTTACTTGTTGTGGCGCATTATAACCCTTTGGAACAGCAAATACTTCATTGTCCAGAGGAATGTCAACTGATGGATACTCAGACCGTGCAAAGGAACTTGTCTTTCTAGATAGAACACTGTTCAAAGAGCATAGAAGAATTAGAGTCAAGAAGAGAAATTGGAAGTACAAGCTCCATAGCCCAGACACCTTCGACATGTATTTCATCAATCTATCCtgaaacaatataaacaaaatttgagAAACCACATAGAAGCAATGGATTTACACTAACAAGAAAGCCAATGGGTGTGTCTTGATTGATGGATAACAAcagaaacaaaaggaaaagaaaataacaaatataattgatgGAAAGGAAAAGATATAAACTCATAAAGATGGataatcaaatgaaataaagtgCATTGACAAAATTTACAACTAGAACATTGAAACATCATAGTCTGCAGGTATTCTTCCCTCAGTTAAACtttaatatatgtgtgtgtgtgtgtgtgtccaaACTGTTCAAATCCAAAATGAGCCcaaatctttgaaaaaaatctaaatccATTCCCCCATGAATTATTATTGTCAGCAAATATTAAAGATCCATGATGACTCAAAACCAATCCAACTTGAAGAAATCACAACCTTAACCATAACAGGACATGTATACATGAACAAAACTAACTTGACAATCATAAGCCATCCATGAAATCCCGACATCATTCCAACCCACAACATTCAAAATGCAGCAAAGCAAAGTCCAATTATATGAAACACAAAGCATACAAGCTCAAATTTAAAAGAGAAACACACACAACCTCTCAAGTATCAAGGAGACCAAATTATTCGACCAATAATTAAGAGAGTAGCAAGGgtgaacaagaaaaagagatcTATTGGGATCAGAGAGCTAATAATTTGTTAAAACCTGACGATCCATGACAATCTACCACCATtccaaatcaagaaaaaaacacaacttCAAATAGccacaaaagagaaagaaagaaccTTGCTATGAAAAAAGCCCATGCCTACGTTCCAACCACAACATTCACAATGCTAAAAAGCAAGCTCCAAATGAATTGTAAcactcaaacaaaaaaaccagaaaaaaaaaatctcaaatttcaAAGTAAAACACACGGTATTAGCATATTGCAGTAAAATAAGAGAGCACCGAAGATGAACAAGATAAAGAGAAAACCTTTTGAGATCAAAGAGGCATAGAGTAGGAAACAAATTTGGTGGAACCCAAGATCCATGATGATCCAAAACCACtttcaaatcaagaaaaatcaaaCTTCAACTAGccagagaagaaagaaagaacctTGCTACTCAAAAACCCATGCCTACATTCCAACCACAACATTCACAATGCTAAAAAGCAAGCTCCCAATGAATCATAACactcaaacaaaaaacaatctCAAATTTCACACAGAATTAAACATATATTACAGTAAAAATAAGAGAGCACTGAGGATGAACAAGATAAAGAGGAATCCTTTTGAAATCAAAGAGGCATAGAGTAGGAAACAAATTTGGTAGAACCCAAGATCCCTGACGATCCAAAACCActttaaaatcaagaaaaatcacaactttaactcataaaagaac from Dioscorea cayenensis subsp. rotundata cultivar TDr96_F1 chromosome 9, TDr96_F1_v2_PseudoChromosome.rev07_lg8_w22 25.fasta, whole genome shotgun sequence includes these protein-coding regions:
- the LOC120268806 gene encoding LOW QUALITY PROTEIN: phosphoenolpyruvate phosphatase-like (The sequence of the model RefSeq protein was modified relative to this genomic sequence to represent the inferred CDS: deleted 1 base in 1 codon) yields the protein MKYMSKVSGLWSLYFQFLFLTLILLCSLNSVLSRKTSSFARSEYPSVDIPLDNEVFAVPKGYNAPQQVHITQGDYDGKAVIISWVTTEQPGSSKVFYGDVEGTYDRSAEGKTTNYTYYKYQSGYIHHCVIDGLEYEKKYYYKIGTGDSAREFWFQTPPKIDPDTPYIFGIIGDLGQTYNSLSTFEHYLQSGAQSVLYLGDLSYADRYEHFDGVRWDSWGRFIERSAAYQPWIWSAGNHEIEYAPHLGEFITFKQFLHRYQRPHIASKSSSPLWYAIRRASAHIIVLSSYSPFVKYTPQWLWLYNELKRVDREKTPWLIIIMHAPIYNSNEAHYMEGESIRAVFESWFVHYKVDLVFAGHVHAYERSYRISNIKYNVTSGARYPLPDKSAPVYITVGDGGNQEGLAGRFLDPQPDYSAFREASYGHSTLELKNRTHALYRWNRNDDGNPVTVDHVVFYNQYWASNRRRRRLKKYHSSLNDMSYIVTY